One genomic region from Candidatus Nitrosopumilus koreensis AR1 encodes:
- a CDS encoding M24 family metallopeptidase, which translates to MKQRRKNLLKHAQKISCDTLVTFEPENLFYMTGFWGEAIGLLEKNGKTTIIAPELEVGRAKDESEDCDVVPAERGIGLVSSLVKKIKKNSVCTDCQNYPIMTSLKKSVPKIKSSTEPFYNSRIIKDENEIKILKKASKIIDEMFEICAKKIKVGQKESELQTILMTYAMEQQMFDTGYKSTLNPLIIAGGPNGALPHAQVTQRKFKKGDLVVTDLTLRYKGYVSDATRTFAIGNISSQAKEAYEIVKESQKLGLKAVKPNVNCKDVDHACRKYIDEKNYGQYFIHSTGHGIGLEVHELPTVSYRSDTKLKENMAITVEPGIYIENKFGIRIEDSLIVKKKPIVMHKFTKDLVTI; encoded by the coding sequence GTGAAGCAACGCAGAAAAAATCTACTAAAACATGCTCAAAAGATCAGTTGTGATACTTTGGTCACTTTTGAGCCTGAAAACCTCTTTTACATGACTGGATTTTGGGGTGAAGCAATAGGTTTGCTAGAAAAAAATGGGAAAACTACTATAATTGCCCCAGAACTTGAAGTAGGAAGAGCCAAAGATGAATCTGAAGACTGTGATGTTGTTCCTGCAGAACGTGGAATTGGTCTTGTATCTTCACTTGTAAAGAAAATAAAGAAAAACAGTGTTTGTACTGATTGCCAAAATTATCCTATAATGACATCATTGAAAAAATCTGTCCCAAAAATAAAATCATCTACAGAACCATTTTACAATTCTCGTATAATTAAAGATGAAAATGAGATCAAAATACTCAAAAAAGCATCCAAAATCATTGATGAAATGTTTGAAATCTGCGCAAAAAAGATCAAAGTAGGCCAAAAAGAATCAGAATTACAGACGATTTTAATGACTTATGCAATGGAACAACAAATGTTTGATACTGGATACAAATCCACTTTAAACCCTCTAATTATTGCAGGTGGTCCCAATGGGGCATTACCACATGCTCAGGTAACACAGAGAAAATTCAAAAAAGGTGATCTTGTTGTAACCGATCTTACATTAAGATACAAAGGATACGTTTCTGATGCAACAAGAACCTTTGCAATAGGAAATATTTCATCACAAGCAAAAGAAGCATATGAAATTGTTAAAGAATCACAAAAACTTGGACTAAAAGCTGTAAAACCAAATGTAAATTGTAAAGATGTTGATCATGCATGTAGAAAGTACATTGATGAAAAAAATTATGGTCAATATTTTATTCATTCAACTGGACATGGAATTGGATTGGAGGTACATGAACTACCAACAGTTTCATATCGAAGCGATACAAAACTTAAAGAAAATATGGCAATTACAGTGGAACCAGGAATCTATATTGAAAATAAATTTGGAATTCGAATAGAAGATTCTTTGATTGTTAAGAAAAAACCTATTGTGATGCATAAATTTACAAAAGATTTAGTCACAATTTGA
- a CDS encoding DUF814 domain-containing protein, with protein sequence MTEEKEKKKVVALLSGGLDSQLAVRMMQEQGFDVSAVAIKTPFCDFDCGRGCGFEIRERADDLNVNLKTVYLGDEYIEMLKNPKHGIGAGFNPCIDCRAMMFDAAKKHMEEIGAEFIVSGEVLGQRPMSQHGPALRTIEKESDLVGKIVRPLSAGLLPETIPEKEGLIKRENLGMIRGRTRRNQLDMAKKYGIENPPNAGGGCLLTEPQFGIKAKDLFSHVETPTINDIDLLKIGRHFRLDEETKLVVGRNKDENEMIKAIALPNDILLEVKDHVGPTSILRGNNAKNHTEFASSVTLRYSDAPKDQSEIVLVKRGDVSEEISAKSIEEEAYIKFRI encoded by the coding sequence GTGACTGAAGAAAAAGAGAAGAAAAAAGTGGTTGCATTACTGTCAGGCGGTTTAGACAGTCAACTTGCAGTTAGAATGATGCAAGAACAAGGATTTGATGTTTCAGCAGTTGCAATAAAAACTCCATTTTGTGATTTTGATTGCGGAAGAGGTTGTGGATTTGAGATTAGAGAAAGAGCTGATGATCTTAATGTAAATTTGAAAACAGTATATCTTGGTGATGAATATATCGAGATGTTAAAGAATCCAAAACATGGAATTGGTGCTGGATTCAATCCATGTATTGATTGTAGAGCTATGATGTTTGATGCTGCAAAAAAACACATGGAAGAAATTGGTGCAGAATTTATTGTATCAGGAGAAGTGTTAGGTCAACGTCCAATGAGTCAACATGGACCTGCATTAAGAACTATTGAAAAAGAATCAGATCTTGTAGGAAAAATTGTGAGACCATTATCTGCTGGATTATTACCAGAAACAATTCCTGAAAAAGAAGGTTTGATCAAAAGAGAAAATCTGGGAATGATAAGAGGTAGAACAAGAAGAAACCAATTAGACATGGCAAAAAAATATGGAATTGAGAATCCTCCTAATGCCGGGGGAGGATGTTTGTTAACAGAACCACAATTTGGAATTAAAGCTAAAGATCTTTTCAGTCATGTTGAAACACCAACAATTAATGATATTGATTTGTTAAAAATTGGAAGACATTTTAGATTAGATGAAGAAACAAAATTAGTAGTTGGAAGAAATAAAGATGAAAACGAAATGATCAAAGCAATCGCATTACCAAATGATATTTTACTTGAGGTAAAGGATCATGTTGGACCAACTTCAATTCTACGAGGCAATAATGCAAAAAATCATACAGAATTTGCATCATCAGTTACACTAAGATATTCAGATGCTCCAAAAGATCAATCAGAGATTGTTTTAGTAAAAAGAGGAGATGTTAGTGAAGAAATTAGTGCAAAGAGCATAGAAGAAGAAGCTTACATTAAATTTAGAATTTAG
- the sepF gene encoding cell division protein SepF, which translates to MQKQENTTFLKAITIRDISDVHSIQEDIKKDMILILRVTPLAQKDVDQLRKVVEELYSIAKSAGADIARLGEERIIVAPSNIKIWKPEYDLK; encoded by the coding sequence ATGCAAAAACAAGAAAATACGACATTTCTAAAGGCCATAACCATTAGAGATATCAGCGATGTTCATTCGATTCAGGAAGATATCAAAAAAGATATGATTTTGATTCTTAGGGTGACACCTCTAGCTCAAAAAGATGTAGATCAGCTTAGAAAAGTTGTTGAAGAATTGTATTCTATTGCAAAAAGTGCTGGTGCAGATATTGCAAGGTTAGGTGAAGAAAGAATTATTGTTGCTCCATCTAACATAAAGATCTGGAAGCCAGAATATGATCTAAAATAA
- a CDS encoding beta-CASP ribonuclease aCPSF1, which yields MQRKQQQKELPPSSQNIMATILQSIPKEANVTKIEYEGPRIALYTNSPRYLMENNQTISNLVSVIKKRIVVRTDESIRKPEDEARKIIASLVPDDAKLQATLFDTATGEVSIEAKRPWLLQRNAKEFNHAEVTEKTGWKIRVRKATTVPSRTIQTINATLKQASAERSKQLKQVGDEIFRPRLTQRTEVSLFTLGGFGQVGRSSLLLSTPESKILIDCGINPGARSPMDAFPRLDSLNITLDDLDAVVIGHAHLDHTGFLPTLCKYGYKGPIYCTEPTLPMMNLIQLDAIKVAAAQGRTPIYSERDVKQIMRQTITLPYGTVTDISPDIKLVLANAGHILGSALCHFHIGNGDHNFVYSGDIKFGKSILFEAASWNFPRVETLLIESTYGLKEDIQPSRQEVESAFINAVNNTLADGGKVLIPIPAVGRAQEIMMVIDHYMKSGEMIEAPVFTEGMISEASAIHESYPEYLARELKQKILETDDNPFDSEYFTNIEHADAREEPMRENSPCIILATSGMLEGGPVLEYFKNIAPDKKSKVLFVSYQVNGTLGRRVLDGSKQATMLGKEGKVEVVTINCGVEKLDGFSGHSDYNQLMSFVQRLRPKLRRVLVNHGERKKSENLAMNIRRMHRVPAHYPQIQEAIKLF from the coding sequence ATGCAAAGAAAACAACAACAAAAAGAATTACCTCCTAGCAGCCAGAATATAATGGCCACCATACTGCAAAGTATACCCAAAGAAGCAAATGTTACAAAAATTGAATACGAAGGACCGCGAATTGCACTTTACACAAATTCTCCACGTTATCTAATGGAAAATAATCAAACAATTTCAAATCTTGTTAGTGTTATTAAAAAACGAATTGTTGTTAGAACTGATGAATCAATTAGAAAACCTGAAGATGAAGCACGAAAAATTATTGCAAGTTTAGTTCCTGATGATGCAAAATTGCAAGCCACTTTGTTTGATACTGCAACTGGAGAAGTTTCAATTGAAGCAAAACGACCCTGGTTGCTGCAAAGAAATGCAAAAGAATTCAATCATGCTGAAGTGACTGAAAAAACAGGCTGGAAAATACGTGTAAGAAAGGCTACAACTGTTCCCTCTCGTACTATTCAAACAATTAATGCAACTCTTAAACAGGCTTCTGCTGAAAGAAGTAAGCAACTAAAACAAGTTGGCGATGAAATTTTTAGACCTAGACTAACACAAAGAACAGAAGTTTCACTTTTTACTCTTGGTGGGTTTGGTCAAGTTGGACGTTCATCATTATTATTGTCTACACCTGAAAGTAAGATACTAATTGATTGTGGAATAAACCCTGGAGCACGTTCTCCAATGGATGCATTTCCTAGATTAGATTCTTTGAATATAACATTAGATGATCTTGATGCAGTCGTTATTGGTCATGCCCATTTGGATCATACTGGATTTTTACCTACATTATGTAAATATGGATACAAAGGACCAATCTATTGTACAGAACCAACACTACCTATGATGAATCTAATTCAATTAGATGCAATCAAAGTTGCTGCTGCTCAAGGAAGAACCCCAATCTATTCTGAACGTGATGTAAAACAAATTATGAGACAAACAATCACTTTACCATATGGAACCGTAACTGATATTTCTCCTGACATTAAACTAGTTCTTGCAAATGCAGGTCATATTCTAGGTTCTGCATTATGTCACTTTCATATTGGAAATGGTGATCACAATTTTGTTTATTCTGGTGATATCAAATTTGGAAAAAGTATTTTATTTGAAGCTGCTAGTTGGAATTTTCCAAGAGTTGAAACTCTACTCATAGAAAGTACATATGGTCTTAAAGAAGACATACAGCCTAGTAGACAAGAAGTTGAATCTGCATTCATTAATGCAGTAAACAATACTCTAGCTGATGGTGGCAAAGTTCTCATTCCTATTCCAGCAGTTGGTCGTGCACAAGAAATCATGATGGTTATTGATCATTATATGAAATCTGGAGAAATGATTGAGGCACCAGTGTTCACTGAAGGAATGATTTCAGAGGCATCTGCAATCCATGAATCCTATCCTGAATATCTTGCACGTGAACTCAAACAAAAGATTCTAGAAACTGATGATAATCCATTTGATTCTGAATATTTTACGAATATTGAGCATGCTGATGCTAGAGAAGAACCTATGAGAGAAAATTCTCCATGTATAATTTTAGCAACGTCCGGAATGTTAGAGGGTGGACCTGTGTTAGAATACTTCAAAAATATTGCTCCTGATAAAAAGAGCAAAGTACTGTTTGTTTCTTATCAGGTGAATGGAACTTTGGGAAGAAGAGTGCTTGATGGATCAAAACAAGCAACAATGTTAGGAAAAGAAGGTAAAGTAGAAGTTGTAACTATCAATTGTGGTGTAGAGAAATTGGATGGATTTAGTGGGCATAGTGATTATAATCAATTAATGTCATTTGTACAAAGACTCAGACCAAAACTCCGAAGAGTTTTAGTTAATCACGGTGAAAGAAAGAAATCCGAAAACCTTGCTATGAATATTAGAAGAATGCATAGAGTTCCAGCTCATTATCCTCAAATTCAAGAAGCAATAAAATTATTTTAG
- the psmB gene encoding archaeal proteasome endopeptidase complex subunit beta, whose product MSNNVEEKILHGTTTVGIKAKDGVVLCADMRASAGYFIANNNTMKIQKIDDHAGLTLAGGVADAQNIVDILRYHSNLHRVEKHGPISIHSLARLCSLIFHQNRGYPFMADILVGGYDTEGPALFNIDMFGSVEKKSYVTTGSGSPVAYGLLEEEYKEDLTVEEAKKIALRAVKAAIVRNIGTGDGINIAVMDKDGFRLLTEEQKKAVIEL is encoded by the coding sequence TTGTCAAATAATGTCGAAGAAAAAATTCTGCACGGGACTACCACTGTAGGTATCAAGGCAAAGGATGGTGTAGTTTTATGTGCAGATATGAGGGCCAGTGCTGGATATTTCATTGCAAACAACAACACCATGAAAATTCAAAAAATTGATGATCATGCAGGACTAACACTTGCAGGTGGTGTTGCTGATGCTCAAAACATTGTTGATATTTTACGTTATCATTCTAATCTTCATAGGGTTGAAAAACATGGACCAATTTCAATTCATTCACTTGCAAGACTTTGTTCATTGATCTTCCATCAAAATAGAGGCTACCCATTCATGGCTGATATTTTGGTTGGTGGTTATGATACAGAAGGCCCTGCACTGTTTAACATAGATATGTTTGGTTCAGTTGAAAAAAAATCATACGTTACAACTGGTAGTGGTTCACCTGTAGCTTATGGTTTACTTGAAGAAGAGTATAAAGAAGATCTTACAGTTGAAGAAGCAAAAAAAATTGCTTTAAGAGCTGTAAAAGCCGCAATAGTTAGAAACATTGGTACCGGCGATGGAATTAACATCGCAGTAATGGATAAAGATGGATTCCGTCTTTTGACTGAAGAACAAAAGAAAGCAGTCATTGAGCTTTAG
- a CDS encoding peptidylprolyl isomerase, producing MTFDKGSLILVDYTAKVKDSEEVFDTTIEEDAKKFSIHEQNVKYQPKLVSIGEVSYPVLKGLDEALAKTAVGDKLTVEVTPDKGFGERDSGKVRMIPIRKLGEDAEKVSVGDTIEVDNKRGIIRFIGSGRVQIDYNHRYAGKTILFDVNVIKSLDSPTDKVDGILKNRLPVEDSKISFDLKDKEVSITIPEEILRADGLQIMKHFIQLDIFKFVPTLEKVNFVETHINKQTQEKKPETKEKAPEQKAA from the coding sequence TTGACTTTCGATAAAGGTTCACTAATCTTAGTTGATTATACAGCAAAGGTCAAAGATAGTGAAGAAGTATTTGACACAACAATTGAAGAGGACGCAAAAAAATTTTCTATTCATGAACAAAATGTCAAATATCAACCAAAACTAGTTTCAATTGGCGAAGTTTCATATCCAGTTCTTAAAGGACTTGATGAAGCACTTGCAAAAACAGCTGTTGGTGACAAACTTACAGTTGAAGTTACACCTGACAAAGGGTTTGGAGAAAGAGATTCTGGTAAAGTCAGAATGATTCCAATTAGGAAACTAGGTGAAGATGCAGAGAAAGTTTCAGTTGGTGATACAATTGAAGTTGATAATAAACGAGGAATCATTCGTTTTATTGGCTCAGGAAGAGTTCAAATTGATTATAATCATAGATATGCAGGAAAAACAATTCTTTTTGATGTAAACGTTATCAAATCCCTTGATTCTCCAACTGATAAAGTCGATGGAATTTTAAAAAATAGACTCCCAGTAGAAGATTCAAAAATCTCATTTGACTTAAAAGATAAAGAAGTTAGTATTACCATTCCAGAAGAAATTCTTCGTGCAGATGGTTTACAAATTATGAAACATTTTATCCAATTAGATATTTTCAAATTTGTTCCTACTTTAGAAAAAGTAAACTTTGTTGAAACTCATATCAACAAACAAACTCAGGAAAAGAAACCTGAGACAAAAGAAAAAGCACCTGAACAAAAGGCTGCTTAA